From Streptomyces sp. NBC_01460, a single genomic window includes:
- a CDS encoding TetR/AcrR family transcriptional regulator, translating to MTSAPAAPPARAYRRLGVEERRAQLLGAALTLFAHRAPDDVSIDEVAAAAGVSRPLVYRYFPGGRQQLYEAALGSAAEQLTLCFAEPAVGPPTERVSRVLDRYLGFVDEHDAGFSALLRGGSVAETSRTSTIVDGVRRSAAEQILLHLGRGGGPGQEPAGPRLRMMVRTWIAAVEAASLIWLDEGKQPDASDLRGWLVDHLMALLAATAASDGETEAVVAELLGKETADGPAGRLATLIIPVAGRAAHLLPPG from the coding sequence ATGACCTCCGCACCCGCAGCACCGCCGGCCCGCGCGTACCGACGGCTCGGTGTCGAGGAGCGCCGTGCCCAACTGCTCGGCGCGGCGCTCACCCTCTTCGCCCACCGGGCCCCCGACGACGTCTCCATCGACGAGGTGGCGGCCGCGGCCGGGGTCTCCCGGCCCCTGGTCTACCGCTACTTCCCCGGCGGCAGGCAGCAGTTGTACGAGGCCGCCCTCGGGTCGGCCGCCGAGCAGCTGACGCTCTGCTTCGCCGAACCCGCCGTCGGCCCGCCCACCGAGCGCGTGAGCCGGGTCCTGGACCGCTACCTCGGCTTCGTCGACGAGCACGACGCCGGCTTCAGCGCGTTGCTGCGCGGCGGGAGCGTGGCCGAGACCTCGCGTACGTCGACGATCGTGGACGGCGTGCGCCGGTCGGCGGCCGAGCAGATCCTGCTCCACCTCGGCCGCGGCGGCGGCCCGGGCCAGGAACCCGCCGGCCCGCGCCTGCGGATGATGGTGCGCACCTGGATCGCGGCCGTGGAGGCGGCGTCCCTGATCTGGCTGGACGAGGGGAAGCAGCCGGACGCCTCCGACCTGCGGGGCTGGCTGGTCGACCATCTGATGGCCCTGCTCGCGGCCACCGCCGCCTCGGACGGGGAGACGGAAGCCGTGGTGGCGGAGCTGCTGGGCAAGGAGACCGCCGACGGCCCCGCCGGCCGGCTCGCGACGCTGATCATCCCGGTGGCCGGCCGTGCCGCGCACCTGCTGCCGCCGGGCTGA
- a CDS encoding AurF N-oxygenase family protein, with protein sequence MTTVTDQDIQALRDALGPLKDREQVAARLLEASAKHSFDPDTELDWDSAVEDGKWFWPPELVSLYDTPLWRKMSEEQRMELARHEAASLASLGIWFEIILMQLLVRHIYDKSVTSKHVRYALTEIADECRHSMMFARMIEWGGAPSYPVPRRYHNLARVLKTISTTPGSFAATLLGEEILDWMQRLTFPDERVQSLVRGVTRIHVVEEARHVRYAREELRRQMVTAPHWERRLTRLNCGEAARVFSVCFVNPQVYDNVGLDRHEAVAQVRASGHRAEVMQTGAKRLTDFFDDIGVLNGVGRRLWKSSGLLA encoded by the coding sequence ATGACGACAGTGACCGACCAGGACATCCAGGCGCTGCGCGATGCGCTCGGCCCGCTCAAGGACCGCGAACAGGTCGCTGCCCGCCTGCTCGAGGCCTCGGCCAAGCACTCCTTCGATCCGGACACCGAGCTGGACTGGGACTCGGCCGTCGAGGACGGCAAGTGGTTCTGGCCCCCGGAGCTGGTCTCCCTCTACGACACCCCGCTGTGGCGGAAGATGTCGGAGGAGCAGCGGATGGAGCTGGCCCGGCACGAGGCGGCGTCGCTGGCCTCGCTCGGGATCTGGTTCGAGATCATCCTGATGCAGCTGCTGGTCCGCCACATCTACGACAAGTCCGTGACCAGCAAGCACGTCCGGTACGCCCTCACGGAGATAGCCGACGAGTGCCGGCACTCCATGATGTTCGCCCGCATGATCGAGTGGGGCGGCGCGCCCAGCTACCCGGTCCCCCGGCGCTACCACAACCTGGCACGGGTGCTGAAGACCATCTCCACCACCCCCGGTTCCTTCGCCGCGACCCTGCTCGGCGAGGAGATCCTGGACTGGATGCAGCGGCTCACCTTCCCCGACGAGCGCGTCCAGTCGCTGGTGCGCGGAGTGACCCGCATCCACGTCGTCGAGGAGGCCCGGCACGTGCGCTACGCCCGCGAGGAGCTGCGCCGCCAGATGGTCACCGCGCCCCACTGGGAGCGCCGCCTCACCCGGCTCAACTGCGGGGAGGCGGCCCGCGTCTTCTCCGTCTGCTTCGTCAACCCGCAGGTCTACGACAACGTGGGCCTGGACCGCCACGAGGCCGTCGCCCAGGTGCGGGCGAGCGGCCACCGGGCGGAGGTCATGCAGACGGGAGCGAAGCGGCTCACGGACTTCTTCGACGACATCGGTGTGCTCAACGGGGTGGGACGCAGGCTGTGGAAGAGCTCGGGTCTGCTGGCCTGA
- a CDS encoding ferritin-like domain-containing protein, which yields MSTHDLYTTAPTAPTWQVPATGAARFNWDYDDGRERLLALYQKGKDKQWDGNKRIDWSLEVDPADPLGTPDEALTLYGTPHWAKMTERDRGELRKHYTSWQFSQFLHGEQGAMVCAARIVESVPDLDAKFYSATQTMDEARHAEIYGRFLHEKVGMLYPVNDSLQGLLGDTLRDSRWDMPYLGMQVLIEGLALAAFGMIRDTTTKPLPKQILAYIMQDEARHVAFGRMALRDYYKQLSDAELREREEFVIEGCYLMRDRLSGVEVLENFGIGKQEAKDLSEHSEYLQLFRKLLFSRIVPCVKDIGLWGERLQKAYVDMGVFELGDSNLDLLMAQDEEIAEQLDRDRFAVEERTRVEEVADAIAEGGTPG from the coding sequence GTGTCGACACACGACCTCTACACCACCGCACCCACCGCTCCCACATGGCAGGTCCCCGCCACGGGGGCGGCCCGGTTCAACTGGGACTACGACGACGGCCGCGAACGTCTCCTCGCCCTCTACCAGAAGGGCAAGGACAAGCAGTGGGACGGCAACAAGCGCATCGACTGGAGCCTCGAGGTCGATCCCGCCGACCCGCTCGGCACCCCGGACGAGGCGCTCACCCTCTACGGCACCCCGCACTGGGCGAAGATGACCGAGCGGGACCGCGGCGAGCTGCGCAAGCACTACACCTCCTGGCAGTTCAGCCAGTTCCTGCACGGCGAGCAGGGCGCCATGGTCTGCGCCGCCCGGATCGTGGAGTCGGTCCCCGACCTGGACGCGAAGTTCTACTCCGCCACCCAGACGATGGACGAGGCGCGGCACGCGGAGATCTACGGGCGCTTCCTGCACGAGAAGGTCGGGATGCTCTACCCGGTCAACGACAGTCTCCAGGGGCTGCTCGGCGACACCCTGCGCGACTCCCGCTGGGACATGCCCTATCTCGGCATGCAGGTCCTCATCGAGGGGCTGGCGCTCGCCGCGTTCGGCATGATCCGCGACACCACCACCAAGCCGCTGCCCAAGCAGATCCTCGCCTACATCATGCAGGACGAGGCCCGGCACGTGGCCTTCGGCCGGATGGCGCTGCGCGACTACTACAAGCAGCTGAGCGACGCCGAACTGCGCGAACGCGAGGAGTTCGTCATCGAGGGCTGCTACCTGATGCGCGACCGTCTCAGCGGCGTCGAGGTCCTGGAGAACTTCGGCATCGGCAAGCAGGAGGCCAAGGACCTCTCCGAGCACTCGGAGTACCTCCAGCTCTTCCGCAAGCTGCTGTTCAGCCGGATCGTCCCCTGCGTCAAGGACATCGGCCTCTGGGGCGAACGGCTCCAGAAGGCCTACGTCGACATGGGTGTGTTCGAGCTGGGCGACTCGAATCTGGACCTGCTGATGGCCCAGGACGAGGAGATCGCCGAACAACTGGACCGGGACCGCTTCGCCGTGGAGGAGCGGACACGGGTCGAGGAGGTCGCGGACGCGATAGCGGAGGGCGGCACCCCCGGGTGA